Proteins encoded in a region of the Mycobacterium branderi genome:
- a CDS encoding ABC-F family ATP-binding cassette domain-containing protein, which translates to MITATDLEVRAGARTLLSVDGAALRIQPGDRIGLVGRNGAGKTTTLRILAGEAEPYAGSVTRTGEIGYLPQDPKEGDLDVLARDRVLSARGLDTLLTDLEKQQALMAEVADDDARDRAVRRYGQLEERFAALGGYGAESEAGRICASLGLPERVLTQPLRTLSGGQRRRVELARILFAASDTGAGSATTLLLDEPTNHLDADSLGWLRDFLRGHAGGLVVISHNVDLLADVVNRVWFLDAVRGEVDVYNMGWQKYLDARATDEQRRRRERANAERKAAALRTQAAKLGAKATKAVAAQNMLRRADRMMAALEEERVADKVARIKFPTPAACGRTPLVAKGLTKTYGSLEVFTGVDLAIDRGSRVVVLGLNGAGKTTLLRLLAGVEQPDAGALVPGHGVKLGYFAQEHDTLDDAATVWQNIRHAAPDSGEQDLRGLLGAFMFSGPQLDQFAGTLSGGEKTRLALAGLVASTANVLLLDEPTNNLDPASREQVLDALRSYTGAVVLVTHDPGAAEALDPQRVVLLPDGTEDHWSDEYRDLIELA; encoded by the coding sequence GTGATCACGGCAACGGACCTCGAGGTCCGCGCTGGCGCGCGCACGCTGCTCTCCGTCGACGGCGCGGCACTGCGGATCCAGCCCGGCGATCGCATCGGGCTGGTCGGCCGCAACGGCGCCGGCAAGACGACGACACTGCGCATCCTGGCCGGCGAAGCCGAGCCCTATGCCGGGTCGGTGACTCGCACCGGCGAGATCGGTTATCTGCCGCAGGATCCCAAAGAGGGCGACCTCGACGTGCTGGCCCGCGACCGGGTGCTGTCCGCGCGGGGGTTGGACACGTTGCTCACCGATTTGGAAAAGCAGCAGGCGCTGATGGCCGAGGTCGCCGACGACGACGCGCGTGACCGTGCGGTGCGCCGCTACGGCCAGCTCGAGGAGCGATTCGCCGCACTCGGCGGCTACGGCGCCGAAAGCGAAGCAGGCCGGATCTGCGCGAGTCTCGGTTTGCCCGAACGGGTCTTGACCCAGCCGCTGCGCACGTTGTCGGGCGGCCAGCGACGCCGGGTGGAGCTGGCGCGCATCCTGTTCGCGGCGTCCGACACCGGCGCCGGCTCGGCGACCACGCTGCTGCTCGACGAGCCCACCAACCATCTCGACGCCGATTCGCTGGGCTGGCTGCGGGATTTCCTGCGCGGCCACGCCGGCGGGCTGGTGGTCATCAGCCACAACGTCGATCTGCTGGCCGATGTCGTCAACCGGGTGTGGTTCCTCGACGCCGTGCGCGGTGAGGTCGACGTCTACAACATGGGTTGGCAAAAGTATCTCGATGCTCGCGCCACCGACGAGCAGCGCCGCCGGCGGGAACGTGCCAACGCCGAGCGCAAGGCCGCCGCGTTGCGTACCCAGGCTGCCAAGCTGGGCGCCAAGGCCACCAAAGCCGTTGCGGCGCAGAACATGCTGCGCCGCGCCGACCGGATGATGGCTGCCCTGGAGGAAGAACGGGTGGCCGACAAGGTGGCCCGGATCAAATTCCCGACGCCCGCGGCGTGCGGACGCACACCGCTGGTGGCCAAAGGATTGACCAAGACCTACGGGTCACTGGAGGTGTTCACCGGCGTCGATTTGGCCATCGACCGCGGCTCGCGGGTGGTGGTGCTGGGACTCAACGGCGCGGGCAAGACGACGCTGCTGCGGCTGCTGGCCGGCGTGGAACAGCCCGACGCCGGAGCGCTGGTACCCGGACATGGTGTGAAACTTGGCTATTTCGCACAAGAACACGACACCCTCGACGATGCCGCGACGGTGTGGCAGAACATCCGCCACGCCGCACCCGATTCCGGTGAGCAGGACTTGCGCGGGCTGCTCGGCGCATTCATGTTCAGCGGCCCGCAACTCGACCAGTTCGCCGGCACGCTGTCCGGTGGCGAAAAGACGCGGCTGGCGCTGGCCGGTCTGGTGGCGTCGACGGCGAATGTCTTGCTGCTCGACGAACCCACCAACAATCTCGACCCCGCTTCTCGCGAACAAGTGCTCGACGCGCTGCGCAGTTATACCGGCGCGGTGGTACTGGTGACGCATGATCCCGGAGCGGCCGAGGCGCTCGACCCGCAACGCGTCGTGCTGCTGCCGGACGGCACCGAAGACCATTGGTCCGACGAGTATCGGGATCTCATCGAGTTGGCCTGA
- the trxA gene encoding thioredoxin, translated as MTTRDLTAEEFNDTINGNDIVLVDFWASWCGPCRAFAPTFAASSDKHPDVVFAKVDTEAEQQLAAAADIRSIPTLMAFKKGKLVFNQPGALPPAALEELVQKVKDFDIDAAIAAQEVDGQS; from the coding sequence GTGACTACTCGAGACCTCACTGCAGAAGAGTTCAACGACACCATCAACGGCAACGACATCGTTCTCGTCGACTTCTGGGCGTCCTGGTGCGGCCCGTGCCGGGCGTTTGCGCCGACGTTCGCGGCGTCGTCGGACAAACACCCCGACGTCGTCTTCGCCAAGGTCGACACCGAGGCCGAGCAGCAGCTCGCCGCGGCTGCCGACATCCGGTCCATCCCCACATTGATGGCGTTCAAGAAGGGCAAGCTGGTGTTCAACCAGCCTGGCGCGCTGCCGCCGGCCGCGCTGGAAGAACTGGTGCAAAAGGTGAAGGACTTCGACATCGACGCCGCGATCGCCGCGCAGGAGGTCGACGGTCAGTCCTGA
- a CDS encoding TetR/AcrR family transcriptional regulator translates to MPKVSQDHLAARRRQILDGARRCFAEYGYDKATVRRLEKAIGLSRGAIFHHFRDKDTLFFELAREDAERMAAVASREGLIQVMRDLLAAPDQFDWLVTRLEIARKLRNDPAFSRGWTERSAELAAATTDRLRRQKQAGRLRDDVPSDVLQCYLDLVLDGLVARLASGEDPQRLTAVLDLVEGSVRQG, encoded by the coding sequence GTGCCGAAGGTCAGCCAGGACCATCTGGCGGCCCGGCGCCGTCAAATCCTCGACGGCGCCCGCCGCTGCTTCGCCGAGTACGGCTATGACAAGGCGACGGTGCGGCGGCTCGAAAAGGCAATCGGGTTGTCACGCGGCGCGATCTTTCACCACTTTCGCGACAAGGACACGCTGTTCTTCGAGCTGGCCCGCGAGGATGCCGAGCGGATGGCGGCTGTCGCGTCGCGGGAGGGCCTGATCCAGGTGATGCGCGACTTGCTCGCCGCACCAGACCAATTCGATTGGCTCGTCACACGTTTGGAGATCGCCCGCAAGCTGCGCAACGATCCCGCGTTCAGCCGCGGGTGGACCGAGCGCTCGGCGGAGCTGGCGGCGGCGACGACGGATCGGCTACGCCGGCAGAAGCAGGCGGGGCGGCTGCGCGACGATGTGCCGAGTGACGTGCTGCAGTGCTACCTGGACCTGGTGCTGGACGGGCTGGTGGCCCGGCTGGCGTCCGGCGAAGACCCGCAACGCCTTACCGCCGTCTTGGATCTCGTCGAAGGTTCTGTGCGGCAGGGTTAG
- a CDS encoding aconitate hydratase, with the protein MSNKDSVNSFQARNTLKVGDNSYQIYRLDAVPGTEKLPYSLKVLAENLLRNEDGSNITKDHIGAIANWDPKAEPSIEIQYTPARVVMQDFTGVPCIVDLATMREAVAELGGNPEKVNPLAPADLVIDHSVIADLFGRADAFERNVEIEYQRNGERYQFLRWGQGAFSDFKVVPPGTGIVHQVNIEYLASVVMERDGVAYPDTCVGTDSHTTMVNGLGVLGWGVGGIEAEAAMLGQPVSMLIPRVVGFKLTGEIQPGVTATDVVLTVTEMLRKHGVVGKFVEFYGEGVAEVPLANRATLGNMSPEFGSTAAIFPIDQETIDYLRFTGRSDKQLALVEAYAKEQGLWHDPAHEPAFSEYLELNLSDVVPSIAGPKRPQDRIALSDAKSAFRQTLPTYVGDDPQKTEYSKLDEVVDETFPASDPGQVSNGHADDHVHSAAAHAKGRTSNPVTVKSKELGEFVLDHGAVVIAAVTSCTNTSNPEVMLGAALLARNAVEKGLTSKPWVKTTMAPGSQVVHDYYEKAGLWPYLEKLGFYLVGYGCTTCIGNSGPLPEEISKVINDNDLSVAAVLSGNRNFEGRINPDVKMNYLASPPLVVAYALAGTMDFDFDSQPLGTDKDGNDVFLRDIWPSQKDVSDTIASAINQEMFTKNYADVFKGDERWRNLPTPSGNTFEWAPDSTYVRKPPYFEGMSAEPQPVSDITGARVLALLGDSVTTDHISPAGSIKPGTPAAQYLDEHGVARKDYNSYGSRRGNHEVMIRGTFANIRLRNLLLDDVAGGYTRDFTQDGGPQAFIYDAAQNYAAQNIPLVVLGGKEYGSGSSRDWAAKGTMLLGVRAVIAESFERIHRSNLIGMGVIPLQFPEGKSVESLGLDGTEVFDITGIEALNDGKTPKTVHVKASKDGSKPVEFDAVVRIDTPGEADYYRNGGILQYVLRNMLKS; encoded by the coding sequence GTGAGCAACAAGGATTCGGTGAATTCGTTCCAAGCCCGCAACACCTTGAAGGTCGGCGACAACAGTTATCAGATCTATCGCCTCGACGCAGTGCCCGGCACCGAGAAACTCCCCTACAGTCTCAAGGTCCTCGCCGAGAACCTGCTGCGCAACGAGGACGGCAGCAACATCACCAAGGACCACATCGGCGCCATCGCCAACTGGGATCCCAAGGCGGAGCCCAGCATCGAAATCCAGTACACCCCCGCCCGGGTGGTGATGCAGGACTTCACCGGTGTGCCGTGCATCGTCGACCTGGCCACCATGCGCGAGGCCGTCGCCGAGCTGGGCGGCAATCCCGAGAAGGTCAACCCGCTGGCCCCCGCCGATCTGGTGATCGACCACTCGGTGATCGCGGACCTGTTCGGCCGCGCCGACGCCTTCGAGCGCAACGTCGAGATCGAGTACCAGCGCAACGGCGAGCGCTACCAGTTCCTGCGGTGGGGGCAGGGCGCCTTCTCCGACTTCAAGGTGGTGCCGCCGGGAACCGGGATCGTGCACCAGGTCAACATCGAATACCTGGCCAGCGTGGTGATGGAACGCGACGGCGTGGCGTACCCGGACACCTGTGTGGGCACCGACTCGCACACCACGATGGTCAACGGCCTGGGCGTATTGGGTTGGGGCGTGGGCGGTATCGAGGCCGAGGCCGCAATGCTCGGGCAGCCGGTGTCGATGCTGATCCCGCGGGTGGTCGGTTTCAAGCTGACCGGTGAGATCCAGCCGGGTGTGACGGCCACCGACGTCGTTTTGACTGTCACCGAGATGCTGCGCAAGCACGGCGTCGTCGGCAAATTCGTCGAGTTCTACGGCGAGGGCGTGGCCGAGGTGCCACTGGCCAACCGCGCGACGCTGGGCAACATGAGTCCCGAATTCGGTTCTACCGCAGCTATTTTCCCGATCGACCAGGAGACCATCGATTACCTGCGGTTCACCGGTCGCAGCGACAAGCAGCTTGCTCTGGTCGAGGCCTACGCCAAGGAACAGGGCCTGTGGCACGACCCGGCGCACGAGCCGGCGTTCTCCGAGTACCTCGAGCTGAACCTGTCCGATGTGGTGCCCTCGATCGCCGGACCGAAGCGCCCGCAGGACCGCATCGCGCTCTCCGATGCGAAATCGGCGTTCCGCCAGACACTTCCGACCTACGTCGGCGACGACCCGCAGAAGACGGAGTACTCCAAGCTCGACGAGGTAGTCGACGAGACGTTCCCGGCCAGCGACCCGGGGCAGGTGTCGAACGGTCACGCTGACGACCATGTGCATTCCGCCGCCGCACACGCGAAGGGTCGCACCAGCAACCCGGTGACGGTCAAGTCCAAGGAACTCGGTGAGTTCGTGCTCGACCACGGCGCGGTGGTGATCGCGGCGGTCACGTCGTGCACCAACACCTCCAACCCCGAGGTGATGCTGGGCGCGGCGCTGCTGGCGCGCAACGCCGTCGAAAAGGGGCTGACCTCCAAGCCGTGGGTGAAGACCACGATGGCGCCCGGCTCGCAGGTGGTGCACGACTACTACGAAAAGGCCGGGCTGTGGCCGTATCTGGAGAAGCTCGGCTTCTACCTGGTCGGCTACGGCTGCACCACGTGCATCGGCAACTCGGGCCCGTTGCCCGAGGAGATCTCGAAAGTGATCAACGACAACGACCTTTCGGTCGCCGCCGTGCTGTCGGGCAACCGCAACTTCGAGGGCCGGATCAACCCGGACGTGAAGATGAACTACCTGGCATCGCCGCCGCTGGTGGTCGCCTACGCGCTGGCCGGCACCATGGACTTCGACTTCGACTCGCAGCCGTTGGGTACAGACAAAGACGGCAACGACGTGTTCCTGCGTGACATCTGGCCATCGCAGAAGGACGTGTCCGACACCATCGCGTCGGCGATCAACCAAGAGATGTTCACCAAGAACTACGCCGACGTGTTCAAGGGCGACGAGCGGTGGCGCAACCTGCCGACCCCGAGCGGCAACACCTTTGAGTGGGCCCCGGATTCGACCTATGTGCGCAAGCCGCCGTATTTCGAGGGGATGTCGGCCGAGCCGCAGCCGGTCAGCGACATCACCGGCGCGCGGGTGCTCGCCCTGCTCGGCGACTCGGTGACCACCGACCACATCTCGCCGGCCGGCAGCATCAAGCCGGGCACCCCGGCGGCGCAGTACCTCGACGAGCACGGCGTGGCGCGCAAGGACTACAACTCCTACGGCTCACGCCGCGGCAACCACGAGGTGATGATCCGCGGCACGTTCGCCAACATCCGGCTGCGCAATTTGTTGCTCGACGACGTGGCCGGGGGATACACCCGCGACTTCACCCAGGATGGCGGCCCGCAGGCGTTCATCTACGACGCCGCGCAAAACTATGCGGCGCAAAACATTCCGCTGGTGGTGCTGGGCGGCAAGGAATACGGCTCGGGCTCGTCGCGGGACTGGGCGGCCAAGGGCACGATGCTGCTGGGCGTGCGGGCGGTGATCGCCGAGTCGTTCGAGCGTATCCACCGCTCCAACCTGATCGGCATGGGCGTGATCCCGCTGCAGTTCCCCGAGGGCAAGTCGGTCGAGTCGCTGGGGCTCGACGGCACCGAGGTGTTCGACATCACCGGGATCGAGGCGCTCAACGACGGCAAGACGCCGAAGACCGTTCATGTCAAGGCGTCCAAAGACGGGAGTAAGCCGGTCGAGTTCGACGCAGTGGTGCGCATCGACACACCGGGCGAGGCGGACTACTACCGCAACGGCGGCATCCTGCAGTACGTGCTGCGCAACATGCTGAAGTCCTAG
- a CDS encoding helix-turn-helix domain-containing protein codes for MRKSKKPREQLLAELRHAYEGGASIRNLVASTGRSYGSIHSMLRESGTSMRSRGGPNHRTRTAR; via the coding sequence ATGAGGAAATCGAAGAAACCGCGCGAACAGTTGTTGGCCGAGTTGCGCCATGCGTACGAGGGCGGAGCCAGCATCCGTAACCTGGTGGCGTCCACCGGCAGATCGTACGGGTCGATTCACAGCATGCTTCGCGAATCGGGAACGTCGATGCGCAGCCGGGGCGGGCCCAACCACCGAACCCGCACCGCGCGGTAA
- a CDS encoding enoyl-CoA hydratase — MNYVLVEHPRPSVALITLNRPERMNSMAFDVMVPLKAALEKITYDNSVRVVVLTGAGRGFSSGADHKSAGEVPHVAGLTRPTYALRSMEILDDVILALRRLHQPVIAAVNGAAIGGGLCLALACDIRIAASGAYFRAAGINNGLTASELGLSYLLPRAIGSSRAFELMLTGRDVDAEEAERIGLVSRQVQDDQLLDTCYAMAERIAAFSRPGIELTKRTLWTGLDAASLEGHMQAEGLGQLFVRLLTANFEEAVAARAEKRPPVFTDDK, encoded by the coding sequence GTGAATTATGTCCTCGTTGAACATCCGCGGCCATCTGTCGCGCTGATCACCCTCAACCGGCCCGAGCGGATGAACTCCATGGCATTCGACGTCATGGTCCCGCTCAAGGCGGCGCTGGAAAAGATCACCTACGACAACTCGGTGCGGGTCGTCGTGCTGACCGGCGCGGGCCGGGGTTTCTCGTCGGGCGCCGACCACAAGTCGGCGGGGGAGGTGCCGCACGTCGCGGGGCTGACCCGGCCGACTTACGCGCTGCGCTCGATGGAGATTCTCGACGACGTCATCCTGGCGCTGCGCCGGCTGCATCAACCGGTGATCGCCGCCGTCAACGGCGCCGCGATCGGCGGCGGGCTGTGCCTGGCGCTGGCCTGTGACATCCGGATCGCCGCATCCGGCGCCTACTTTCGCGCGGCAGGCATCAACAACGGGTTGACGGCCAGCGAACTCGGGCTGAGCTACCTGCTGCCGCGGGCCATCGGTTCGTCGCGGGCCTTCGAGCTCATGCTCACCGGCCGCGACGTCGACGCCGAGGAAGCCGAACGGATCGGCTTGGTTTCGCGCCAAGTTCAAGACGACCAACTGCTGGACACGTGTTACGCGATGGCCGAGCGGATCGCCGCGTTCTCCCGGCCTGGAATCGAGTTGACCAAACGCACACTATGGACTGGACTGGACGCCGCTAGCCTGGAAGGGCACATGCAGGCCGAAGGCCTGGGACAGCTCTTTGTTCGTCTGCTCACCGCCAACTTCGAGGAAGCGGTCGCCGCGCGCGCAGAGAAACGCCCGCCGGTGTTCACCGACGACAAGTAA